TCACCGGCACGGCCAAAATCCACAGCCTTGCCTGGGAGGCGATGTTCAACTCCTTTTTGCAGAATTACGCCGAGGTCAACAATGAACCTTATGTCCCATTCGATCCGGTACACGACTATCTGAAATACGTTGACGGCAAGCCGCGAATGGAGGGGGTCAAAAGCTTCCTCGCATCGAGGGGCATTGAAATTCCGTACGGCGAACTCGACGACACCCCGGAGAAAGAGACGGTCTGCGGACTTGGCAACCGCAAGAACAGCCTCTTCACGAAAATTCTCGTCAAGGAGGGGCCCGAGGTTTTCCAGACTTCGGTTGACTTCATCAAGGCGCTCAAGGCCCGCGGTATTCGCATCGGCATCGCCTCGTCGAGCCGCAACTGCCAGCTCATCCTCCGGCTTGCCAAACTCGAAGAGCTGTTTGAAACGCGCGTGGATGGCGAGGTCTCCATGGAGCTAAAGCTGAAGGGCAAGCCGAATCCCGATATTTTCATCACCGCGGCCGCCAACCTCGGTCTCGAACCGTACGACTGCGTCGTGGTGGAGGATGCCATTTCAGGTGTCCAGGCCGGATCGAAGGGAAATTTCGGGCTGGTGCTCGGCATCGCGCGCGAAATCGAAGGCATCAAGCTCAAGGAACAGGGCGCGGACATCGTGGTCAGAGACCTCGGCGAAATCACCATTGAGGAGATTGACAAGTGGTTCGACACGGGGCTCGAACATGAGGGATGGAACCTTCACTATGACTCATGGTCACCCAAAGACGAGCGGCTCAGAGAGTCGCTGACCACCACGGGCAACGGCTACATGGGCGTGCGCGGCGCGTTCGAGAGTGGCATGACCTCGGCGCACCACTACCCCGGCACCTATCTGGCGGGTGTATTCAACAAGCTTCCGTCAGAGGTGCACGGCCAGACCGTCTGGAACAACGACATGGTCAACGCCCCCAACTGGCTGCCTATCGAGTTCAGGATCGGCAACGGCGCGTTTATCAATCCGTTGGAGCAGAAAATTCTCAGCTACCGCCAGAATCTCGATATGCGCCACGCCGTAATGGAGCGTGAAATGGTGATTCAGGACACGCTCGGTAACATCACCCGGATGAAAAGCAAGCGCTTCTGCAGCATGGACAACCCGCACATCGCGGCGATCCGCTACACCATCCAGCCGGTCAACTATTCGGCGGAGATCGAAATCCGCTCGACCATCGACGGACGGGTGCAAAACCGCAACGTTCTGCGCTACAACACCCTTTCGACCGACCACCTCGAACATGTCGATCATGGACGCACGGGCAAAGATGAGGGTATCTTCCTGCACGTGCGTACGAACCACTCGAAAATCGATATCGTCACGCATGCAAAGACAACATTGCGCTGCGGCTACCACGCAAAATCGGTCTGCGAAGGCAACATCACTAGCAGCCCGCGCTGGATCAGCGAACATTTCCGTCTCCAGGTATCGGCTGACCGAAGCTGTTCGATTGACAAGGTGGTCTCGATCCACACCTCCCGTGACGCAGGTCACAACGATCCAGTCGCTGCGGGAAAGGAATCCCTCGCTTCGGCGGGAAGTTTCGACCAGTTGCTCGAACGCCATATCGAAGCCTGGGATAAAATCTGGCAGAAGGCCGACATGAAAATCGACGGCGACCGTTTCACCCAGATGGT
The nucleotide sequence above comes from Chlorobaculum tepidum TLS. Encoded proteins:
- a CDS encoding beta-phosphoglucomutase family hydrolase, coding for MSMNFKGVIFDLDGVITGTAKIHSLAWEAMFNSFLQNYAEVNNEPYVPFDPVHDYLKYVDGKPRMEGVKSFLASRGIEIPYGELDDTPEKETVCGLGNRKNSLFTKILVKEGPEVFQTSVDFIKALKARGIRIGIASSSRNCQLILRLAKLEELFETRVDGEVSMELKLKGKPNPDIFITAAANLGLEPYDCVVVEDAISGVQAGSKGNFGLVLGIAREIEGIKLKEQGADIVVRDLGEITIEEIDKWFDTGLEHEGWNLHYDSWSPKDERLRESLTTTGNGYMGVRGAFESGMTSAHHYPGTYLAGVFNKLPSEVHGQTVWNNDMVNAPNWLPIEFRIGNGAFINPLEQKILSYRQNLDMRHAVMEREMVIQDTLGNITRMKSKRFCSMDNPHIAAIRYTIQPVNYSAEIEIRSTIDGRVQNRNVLRYNTLSTDHLEHVDHGRTGKDEGIFLHVRTNHSKIDIVTHAKTTLRCGYHAKSVCEGNITSSPRWISEHFRLQVSADRSCSIDKVVSIHTSRDAGHNDPVAAGKESLASAGSFDQLLERHIEAWDKIWQKADMKIDGDRFTQMVIRLHIYHLVSTVSPHNVNIDASIAARGLSGEGYRGHYFWDEIYIMPFFIQHLPEVARALLMFRYHRLDAAREYARDNGYHGAMYPWQTADDGREETPTIHYNPKSGAWDPDLSCRQRHVSIAVFYNAWRYVHDTGDTEFLNSYGAEMMFEIARFWASIATFSPDDGRYHIEGVMGPDEFHEELPGSGKPGLKDNSYTNIMTAWLLEKAIEISQRLDPAVMDGLMEKIGIGHDEFMKWRDISGKMNVLIDQNGILEQFDGYMGLKELDWEHYKLKYGNIHRMDRILKAENDSPDHYKVAKQADVLMTFYTLSPAEVCAILENLGYHVADPLRFVRDNYAFYEPRTSHGSTLSKVVHSIISSYLPNGHEMAWNWFIEALRSDIHDTQGGTTPEGLHCGVMAGTIDTVTRYFSGIAFHKDMLNIQPNFPSHWRRLETNLTFQKSWYRIVITPKSVSVTLTESDANELPAFIGGRSVTLKKGEELTVQLG